One segment of Streptosporangium brasiliense DNA contains the following:
- a CDS encoding NF041680 family putative transposase, which yields MAVVSSVLPPDLARPRPADLAAFRQQLMSCFTRRRDALFELTDAVLAAGPITSLPHLSLDPLHRRGHGSVYAALAKGGINTGALRDLLARQLRRQPAVFAVDVSCWARNDAECSPGRGFYYHPTRHSAGKPIIAGWAFSWLAGLELTTNSWTAPLDVTRLPPGTNINDAAATQILGFLPRLPDADGHLPLFVFDGGYDAVRLALALQGAPAQLLVRIRSDRCLYADPPPAEPDARGRPRRHGAKFVCADENTWPAPSATLSTADPQYGTVTVCAWSGLHAKTQQHDGHGSRGPRPIVVGTVVRLTVTALPGRTRKPATLWLWWHGPTGYRLLDLELLWRSYVRRFDIEHTFRFCKQTLNWTLPRPRTPEQADRWTWLVIAAYTQLRLARTLVTDLHLPWEKPLPARRLTPGRVRRAFRSVHAEVGTPASAPQPCGHSPGRPRDTPRGPAPRHPAIKMTNQAA from the coding sequence GTGGCCGTCGTTTCCAGTGTCCTCCCGCCAGACCTGGCCCGCCCCCGGCCCGCCGATTTAGCGGCATTCCGGCAGCAGTTGATGAGCTGTTTCACCCGGCGCCGAGATGCGCTGTTCGAACTCACCGACGCCGTCCTGGCCGCCGGACCGATAACCTCGCTGCCGCACCTGTCGCTGGATCCCCTGCACCGGCGCGGGCACGGCAGCGTGTATGCCGCGCTCGCCAAGGGAGGCATCAACACCGGCGCGCTGCGGGATCTGCTCGCCCGCCAACTGCGCCGGCAACCTGCGGTGTTCGCCGTTGATGTCAGCTGCTGGGCGCGCAACGATGCCGAATGCTCACCCGGCCGCGGGTTCTACTACCACCCCACCCGGCACTCGGCCGGTAAACCGATCATCGCCGGGTGGGCGTTCTCCTGGCTGGCCGGCCTGGAGTTGACAACCAACTCCTGGACCGCCCCGCTGGATGTGACGCGCCTGCCGCCCGGCACCAACATCAACGACGCCGCGGCCACCCAGATCCTCGGCTTCCTGCCGCGCCTGCCCGACGCCGATGGCCATCTGCCGCTGTTCGTCTTCGACGGCGGCTACGACGCGGTGCGGCTGGCCCTTGCCCTGCAGGGCGCACCGGCACAGTTGCTGGTGCGAATCCGCTCCGATCGCTGCCTTTACGCCGACCCGCCGCCCGCCGAACCAGACGCCCGCGGCCGGCCACGTCGGCACGGCGCCAAATTCGTCTGCGCCGATGAGAACACCTGGCCCGCCCCGAGCGCCACCCTGTCGACAGCAGACCCGCAATACGGCACCGTCACCGTGTGCGCCTGGAGCGGCCTGCACGCCAAGACCCAGCAGCATGACGGGCACGGTAGTCGCGGTCCGCGCCCGATCGTGGTCGGCACCGTAGTCCGGCTCACCGTGACCGCGCTGCCCGGCCGCACCCGTAAACCCGCAACCCTGTGGCTGTGGTGGCACGGCCCCACTGGGTATCGCCTCCTGGACCTGGAGTTGCTGTGGCGCTCCTACGTGCGAAGGTTCGACATCGAGCACACCTTCCGCTTTTGCAAGCAGACCCTGAACTGGACCCTGCCCCGGCCCCGCACCCCCGAACAAGCCGACCGGTGGACCTGGCTCGTCATCGCCGCCTACACCCAGCTGCGCCTGGCCCGCACCCTTGTCACCGACCTACACCTGCCCTGGGAGAAACCCCTGCCCGCCCGCCGATTGACCCCCGGGCGGGTACGGCGCGCATTTCGCTCCGTTCACGCGGAGGTTGGCACTCCCGCCAGCGCGCCACAACCCTGCGGGCACTCCCCGGGCCGCCCACGTGACACTCCCCGTGGCCCTGCTCCCCGCCATCCGGCCATCAAAATGACCAACCAGGCGGCCTGA
- a CDS encoding IS5 family transposase (programmed frameshift), with translation MTRLKPWEVSDELWAVIEPLLPKYKRRARWPGRKRLDDRLALQGVLFVLHTGIAWEHLPQELGYGSGMTCWRRLNKWHKIGVWQRLHEVLLARLRAADALDLSRAAVDSSHIRALKGGRKTGPSPVDRGRAGSKHHLITDATGIPLAVILTGGNRNDVTQLVPLLEAIPPLRGKRGRPRRRPEVVLADRGYDHDKYRRQVRALGVRPLIARRGTEHGSGLGKHRWVVEQTFALLHHSRRLRIRWEVRDDIHEAFLSLGCALICWRRLSSLC, from the exons GTGACGCGGCTAAAGCCGTGGGAGGTCAGCGACGAGTTGTGGGCGGTCATCGAGCCATTGCTGCCCAAATACAAGCGGCGAGCCCGCTGGCCAGGGCGAAAGCGCCTGGATGACCGCCTTGCCCTACAGGGCGTCTTGTTCGTGCTGCACACCGGCATCGCCTGGGAGCATCTACCGCAGGAACTCGGGTACGGCTCGGGCATGACGTGCTGGCGGCGGCTGAACAAGTGGCACAAGATCGGCGTCTGGCAGCGCCTGCACGAGGTGCTCCTGGCCAGACTACGAGCGGCCGATGCCCTCGACCTCTCCCGGGCCGCGGTGGACTCCTCCCACATCAGGGCCCTAAAAGGGGGGCGCA AGACCGGGCCGTCCCCGGTCGATCGAGGACGGGCCGGCAGCAAACACCACCTGATCACCGACGCCACCGGCATCCCGCTCGCCGTGATCCTCACCGGCGGCAACCGCAACGACGTCACCCAGTTGGTGCCGCTGCTGGAGGCGATCCCACCGTTGCGCGGCAAGCGCGGACGGCCCCGACGGCGACCTGAGGTCGTCCTGGCCGATCGCGGCTACGACCACGACAAGTACCGCCGGCAGGTTCGCGCCCTGGGCGTTCGCCCGCTCATCGCACGACGCGGCACCGAACACGGCTCCGGCCTGGGCAAACACCGCTGGGTCGTCGAACAAACCTTCGCCTTGCTCCATCACTCCCGCCGACTGCGCATCCGCTGGGAAGTTCGTGACGACATCCACGAAGCCTTCCTCAGCCTTGGCTGCGCCCTGATCTGCTGGCGCCGTCTCAGCTCATTGTGTTAG
- a CDS encoding MFS transporter, translated as MNGTVKDRVTERAGRRQWAGLAVLVLPCVLVSMDMSIMFTTLPTLTADLRPSSSELLWIMDGYGFMLAGLLITMGTLGDRFGRRRVLLGGAVAFGLASALAAFSTTPQTLIVARMLLGVAGATLAPSTLSLIRAMFNDEKQRTTAVGVWTAGFAGGAVLGPIIGGLLLEHFWWGSVFLVNIPVMALLLALGPLLLPEFRVPAPGRFDLAGAILSLLAVLGVIYGIKSGAEHGFGAPALLSLAAGLAFGYVFLRHQRRSPHPMLDLGLFRERRFSVALGIDALATFGMVGFSLFSWQFLQLVLGMEPFTAALWTLPTFLVMPVGIALATMAAPRLGKDRVITAGLTIAVAGFIQLAFTGAHSGSLHIVIGMGIVSIGIAAVSAVVTEVIVSAAPPERAGAASAMAETSAEFGGALGIAILGSIGAALYRADITATAPGSLDPQQLEAAAATLGGAVDLAADLPLSIAAAMRDSAFAAFAHETRIAAVVCAALAAAGALLVATVLRRPRTHP; from the coding sequence ATGAACGGAACAGTGAAGGACCGCGTGACCGAACGCGCCGGACGCAGACAGTGGGCGGGCCTGGCCGTCCTCGTCCTGCCCTGCGTACTGGTGTCGATGGACATGTCCATCATGTTCACCACGCTTCCGACCCTGACCGCCGACCTCCGGCCGAGCAGCTCCGAACTGCTCTGGATCATGGACGGCTACGGCTTCATGCTGGCCGGCCTGCTGATCACCATGGGCACCCTCGGTGACCGCTTCGGCCGCCGCCGCGTCCTGCTCGGCGGAGCAGTGGCATTCGGTCTCGCCTCCGCCCTCGCCGCGTTCTCCACCACCCCGCAGACGCTCATCGTCGCCCGGATGCTGCTCGGCGTCGCGGGTGCCACGCTGGCCCCGTCCACCCTCTCCCTGATCCGCGCCATGTTCAACGATGAGAAGCAGCGCACCACCGCCGTCGGCGTGTGGACGGCCGGCTTCGCCGGCGGCGCGGTACTCGGCCCGATCATCGGCGGCCTTCTCCTGGAGCACTTCTGGTGGGGCTCGGTATTCCTGGTGAACATCCCCGTGATGGCACTGCTGCTCGCCCTCGGCCCGCTTCTGCTGCCCGAGTTCCGCGTCCCCGCTCCCGGCCGCTTCGACCTCGCCGGCGCCATCCTCTCCCTCCTTGCGGTCCTGGGCGTGATCTACGGCATCAAGTCGGGTGCGGAACACGGCTTCGGCGCTCCGGCACTGCTGTCCCTGGCCGCCGGGCTCGCCTTCGGTTACGTCTTCCTGCGCCACCAGCGCCGGAGTCCCCACCCGATGCTCGACCTGGGGCTCTTCCGCGAGCGCCGCTTCAGCGTGGCTCTCGGCATCGACGCACTCGCCACCTTCGGCATGGTCGGCTTCTCCCTGTTCAGCTGGCAGTTCCTGCAACTGGTCCTCGGCATGGAGCCGTTCACGGCAGCCCTGTGGACACTGCCCACCTTCCTCGTCATGCCGGTCGGCATCGCACTTGCCACCATGGCCGCTCCACGCCTCGGAAAAGACCGGGTGATCACCGCCGGACTGACCATCGCCGTCGCCGGGTTCATCCAGCTCGCCTTCACCGGCGCACATAGCGGCTCCCTGCACATCGTCATAGGCATGGGGATCGTCTCGATCGGCATCGCCGCCGTCTCCGCCGTCGTCACCGAGGTGATCGTCTCCGCCGCTCCGCCCGAACGGGCCGGAGCCGCCTCGGCGATGGCCGAAACCTCCGCCGAGTTCGGCGGGGCCCTCGGCATCGCGATCCTCGGCAGCATCGGCGCCGCCCTCTACCGGGCCGACATCACGGCGACGGCCCCCGGCTCACTCGACCCGCAACAACTGGAGGCGGCAGCTGCCACCCTGGGCGGAGCCGTCGACCTCGCTGCGGATCTCCCGCTCTCGATCGCGGCGGCCATGCGCGACAGCGCCTTCGCCGCCTTCGCACACGAGACCCGTATCGCGGCCGTCGTCTGCGCGGCACTGGCAGCGGCGGGCGCACTCCTGGTGGCCACAGTGCTGCGGCGGCCCCGCACCCACCCCTGA
- a CDS encoding TetR/AcrR family transcriptional regulator — translation MVVEGGSGTAGDARCAYCGTPFEHAERGRPRQYCSRACQARAYRARRAGHDELDGRSGLPGPDAGPPSHTESPLSVDRIVSAGIGIVDVEGLDALSMRRVAEALGAATMSLYRHVPSKDELLALMVEAAQNEVPPPQTPADGWREGLRRAARRDWELYLRHPWILPQVMISTRGRLGRGVAADSESALASFDGLGLEPAEAFRHMFTFASYVQGVALTLVAGKASTGPATSLGPPDDFSDFPRLARAMAAGTQPWDLEAQFTAGLETVLDGIAAALARRGGHGDS, via the coding sequence ATGGTGGTGGAGGGAGGCAGCGGTACGGCGGGCGATGCGCGATGCGCGTACTGCGGCACGCCGTTCGAACACGCGGAGCGGGGACGCCCGCGCCAGTACTGCTCGCGCGCCTGCCAGGCACGCGCGTACCGGGCCCGCCGCGCGGGGCACGACGAACTGGACGGGCGCTCCGGCCTTCCGGGGCCGGACGCCGGCCCGCCCTCTCACACCGAGTCCCCCCTCTCCGTGGACCGGATCGTGAGCGCCGGGATCGGGATCGTGGACGTCGAGGGGCTGGACGCGCTGTCGATGCGCCGGGTCGCAGAGGCTCTGGGGGCAGCGACCATGTCCCTCTACCGGCACGTCCCGTCCAAGGACGAACTGCTCGCACTCATGGTGGAGGCCGCACAGAACGAGGTGCCTCCGCCGCAGACCCCGGCGGACGGCTGGCGGGAAGGGCTGAGGCGGGCGGCCCGGCGCGACTGGGAGCTCTACCTCCGCCACCCCTGGATCCTGCCGCAGGTCATGATCTCCACCCGTGGGCGGCTCGGTCGGGGAGTGGCCGCCGACAGCGAGAGCGCGCTCGCCTCCTTCGACGGACTCGGCCTGGAACCGGCGGAAGCTTTCCGCCACATGTTCACCTTCGCCTCCTACGTACAGGGTGTGGCACTCACTCTGGTCGCGGGTAAAGCCTCCACCGGGCCCGCCACATCCCTTGGCCCTCCGGACGACTTCTCCGACTTCCCCCGCCTCGCCCGGGCCATGGCCGCAGGTACCCAGCCCTGGGATCTGGAGGCCCAGTTCACCGCGGGCCTGGAAACCGTCCTGGACGGCATTGCCGCCGCCCTGGCGCGCAGAGGCGGGCACGGCGATTCCTGA
- a CDS encoding response regulator, with the protein MTAPPIRVLIVDDQLLVRRGLSLILSPDPSFEVVGEAENGAQAVTLARQLRPDVVVMDIRMPVLDGVGATRELASTVPGSRVLALSTFDMDEYLVGALRAGAYGFLPKDSSPEDLSAAIRTVHAGDAAVAPRLLTRLISTYVRAPHGTRPTPTGLDELTPREVEVWRLMATGLDNTEISRALGLSLSTVKNYITSIFDKLSVRDRAQAVIAAYESGLVTARQVTGNPPTG; encoded by the coding sequence ATGACCGCGCCGCCGATCAGGGTGCTGATCGTGGACGATCAGTTGCTGGTACGGCGCGGCCTGTCGCTGATCCTTTCCCCCGACCCGTCCTTCGAGGTCGTGGGAGAGGCCGAGAACGGCGCGCAGGCCGTCACCCTTGCCCGCCAACTACGCCCCGACGTCGTGGTGATGGACATCAGGATGCCCGTCCTCGACGGAGTCGGCGCGACCAGGGAACTCGCCTCCACCGTGCCCGGCAGCCGGGTCCTGGCCCTCAGCACCTTCGACATGGACGAGTATCTCGTGGGCGCCCTGCGCGCCGGAGCCTACGGGTTTCTGCCCAAGGACAGCTCACCTGAGGACCTGAGCGCGGCGATCCGCACCGTCCACGCCGGCGACGCCGCCGTCGCGCCACGCCTGCTCACCCGGCTGATCTCCACCTACGTACGGGCGCCTCACGGCACCCGGCCGACACCCACGGGCCTGGACGAACTCACACCCCGCGAGGTCGAGGTATGGCGGCTGATGGCCACGGGCCTCGACAACACCGAGATCTCCCGCGCCCTTGGCCTCAGCCTCTCTACCGTCAAGAACTACATCACCAGCATCTTCGACAAGCTCTCCGTGCGCGACCGCGCCCAGGCGGTCATCGCGGCCTACGAATCGGGCCTGGTCACCGCCCGCCAGGTAACCGGGAACCCGCCCACCGGATAG
- a CDS encoding sensor histidine kinase yields MSRSRYVGSGDARELPWSRNDALVTGGACVMNLLSYVFFNASDGLHTVSVTGFLFVALTALPLLARRRHPVAALAAVLALDATATLTVPLPRHFGAVLVVALYSAARACPGRVTALAAVVTVAVTLLSQSNGRIPPWQDAITPPLTILIVVGAAMVMNRWQREVDANRRLLADRAVADERRRIARELHDIVAHHITTMQLMAGGARANLAEPEVVKEALVTLESSGRLALREMRQLLDVLRDGDEPEVAPSQPQPGIDDLDRLVAESRFAGVPTEFSVHGQRRPLPPTVGLTVFRIAQEALTNTRKHAGAARASVELIYRQDRVIVEVRDDGGDGPPQEGARAGGYGLIGMRERVVLHGGTLTAGPQADGGFAVVADLPLTTDEAVQHEGAHR; encoded by the coding sequence ATGTCCAGGAGCCGATACGTCGGGTCCGGCGATGCCCGGGAGCTGCCGTGGAGCCGTAACGACGCCCTCGTGACCGGCGGCGCCTGCGTGATGAACCTGCTCAGCTACGTGTTCTTCAACGCCTCCGACGGCCTGCACACCGTGAGCGTGACCGGGTTCCTCTTCGTCGCGCTGACAGCACTGCCGCTGCTGGCCCGGCGCCGCCACCCGGTGGCGGCGCTCGCCGCCGTCCTGGCACTCGACGCGACGGCCACCCTGACCGTGCCGCTGCCCCGGCACTTCGGCGCCGTGCTGGTGGTCGCCCTGTACTCGGCGGCCAGGGCCTGCCCCGGCCGCGTGACGGCGCTCGCGGCCGTCGTCACGGTAGCGGTGACGCTGCTGAGCCAGAGCAACGGCCGCATTCCGCCCTGGCAGGACGCGATCACCCCGCCGCTCACCATCCTGATCGTCGTCGGCGCCGCCATGGTGATGAACCGCTGGCAGCGGGAGGTGGACGCCAACCGCAGGCTCCTCGCCGACCGTGCGGTGGCCGACGAACGCCGCCGCATCGCACGGGAGTTGCACGACATCGTGGCCCACCACATCACCACCATGCAGCTGATGGCCGGCGGAGCGCGGGCCAACCTCGCAGAACCGGAGGTGGTCAAGGAAGCCCTGGTCACCCTGGAGTCCTCCGGGCGGCTCGCGTTGCGCGAGATGCGCCAGCTCCTGGACGTACTGCGGGACGGCGACGAACCCGAGGTCGCGCCGTCCCAGCCCCAGCCTGGTATCGACGACCTCGACCGCCTGGTGGCCGAATCCCGCTTCGCCGGAGTGCCGACCGAGTTCAGTGTCCACGGGCAGCGGCGCCCGTTGCCGCCGACCGTCGGCCTCACGGTGTTCAGGATCGCTCAGGAGGCCCTCACCAACACCCGCAAGCACGCGGGGGCCGCCCGCGCGTCCGTGGAGCTGATCTACCGTCAGGATCGAGTCATCGTCGAAGTACGTGACGACGGCGGGGACGGCCCGCCACAGGAGGGGGCGCGCGCCGGCGGATACGGCCTGATCGGCATGCGCGAACGCGTCGTCCTGCACGGCGGCACCCTCACCGCGGGCCCGCAGGCCGACGGGGGGTTCGCCGTGGTGGCCGACCTGCCGCTGACCACGGACGAGGCCGTCCAGCACGAAGGGGCGCACCGATGA
- a CDS encoding serine hydrolase domain-containing protein: MATAAVAVSAGVLAVSPAHASSPGYDRAALQADLDAIRDAGTLGVQARVRSPRADLAASSGTAVLGRQVPVPSGGHFRMGSNTKTFVAAVILQLEAEGRLSVNDSVERWLPGLVRGNGNDGRAITVKHLLQHTSGLHDSVGDIEKKMHTERGYRTYRFLRMSPRRLVALSIGHRPLFAPGSRWSYSNINYTLAGMIIEKAARNSWREEVTRRIIKPLKLRNTTLPGDSPLLPKPHVQSYTEDAETARPFRSTLLSLGWAGAAGEAVTTTEDLVRFWRALLGEQVLSQQQLKKMMTTVPVGVPGREFGLGMAKQRLSCGVTAWSHPGGTPGFITDNAVTQDGRTSVIVSRSTYPGTREQGQATARLIDNALCAASVRRSTS, translated from the coding sequence GTGGCGACAGCGGCCGTGGCCGTGTCGGCCGGTGTGCTGGCGGTGAGCCCGGCGCACGCGTCTTCCCCCGGTTACGACCGGGCGGCCCTGCAAGCGGACCTGGACGCGATCCGCGACGCCGGCACGCTGGGCGTGCAGGCTCGGGTGCGTTCGCCCCGCGCCGATCTGGCCGCATCCAGTGGTACGGCGGTGCTGGGCCGCCAGGTGCCGGTCCCGAGCGGCGGGCATTTCCGGATGGGCAGCAACACCAAGACCTTTGTCGCCGCCGTGATCCTGCAGCTCGAGGCGGAAGGGCGGCTCTCCGTCAACGACAGCGTCGAGCGGTGGCTTCCCGGGCTGGTGCGCGGCAACGGCAACGACGGACGCGCGATCACCGTCAAGCACCTGCTCCAGCACACCAGCGGCCTGCACGACTCCGTGGGCGACATCGAGAAGAAGATGCACACGGAGCGGGGTTACCGCACCTACCGGTTCCTGCGCATGAGCCCGCGGCGGCTGGTGGCGCTCAGCATCGGCCATCGACCGCTGTTCGCCCCCGGCTCCCGCTGGAGCTATTCCAACATCAACTACACCTTGGCCGGAATGATCATCGAGAAGGCCGCCAGGAACTCCTGGCGCGAGGAGGTGACGCGCCGGATCATCAAGCCGCTGAAGCTGCGGAACACGACCCTGCCCGGCGACTCCCCGCTCCTGCCCAAGCCGCACGTGCAGTCCTACACCGAGGACGCCGAAACCGCGCGCCCGTTCCGCTCCACCTTGCTCAGCCTCGGCTGGGCCGGCGCGGCGGGCGAGGCCGTCACCACCACGGAAGATCTGGTCAGGTTCTGGCGTGCACTGCTGGGCGAGCAGGTGCTGTCGCAGCAACAACTGAAGAAGATGATGACCACGGTCCCTGTCGGCGTGCCCGGCAGGGAGTTCGGGCTGGGTATGGCCAAGCAGCGACTGAGCTGCGGGGTCACGGCCTGGTCGCACCCCGGCGGCACCCCCGGGTTCATCACCGACAACGCCGTCACCCAGGACGGCCGTACCAGCGTGATCGTCTCCCGGAGCACCTACCCCGGCACGCGAGAGCAGGGCCAGGCCACGGCCCGCCTGATCGACAACGCACTCTGCGCCGCTTCCGTCCGCCGGAGCACGTCGTGA